The following proteins come from a genomic window of Achromobacter sp. AONIH1:
- the gspD gene encoding type II secretion system secretin GspD, with product MTQYRLPQAARTTARRKVVSMAVLAALAGCSTPDGGRRADAPQTGLDGLPPLAMTLAPTAQARATPAPEAARAQPLRTAQASRAVGGDKRAAPLSAQADAGQKTSDTPAANVPPGKPAAAAQEGVLLNFVDADIPAVLRVLAKFTGKQFLVDPRVKGTLTLVSQGPVAPDAAYGMLLGALRMQGYAAVDVAGGTRVMPEADAKLQGGPVQSADAPAGGGVVTRTFRLSYENATALVPVLRPMIAPSNSITAYPANNTLVITDYADNLDRIGRIIASIDNPSSLVTEVVKVRQGIAVDIAGMASELLDAQRNEDPSQRVVVVADPRANSVIVRSGSPGRAKLARDLIRQLDSSQTDPDNLHVVYLRNAQATHLARVLRGVLTGESDGGGAGGDAAARAALGPGGAFGGGLGNSSGNANGQQANTSGASASGAGQNNGTGAGARSGYNGRGTDALGPGTTGRKGQDGSAFSANGVTVNADATTNTLIISAPEPMYRSLRKVIDLLDQRRAQVLVESLIVEITENDGAELGIQWLAGGGRVFGGANFGKDTFTPGGKNSIQALPKGGLSIGVISGTINIPGVGEVANLGVLARAMQTKGGSNVLSTPNLLTLDNEPASIMVGKTVPFVSGQYITPGSTNSNPFQTIQREDIGLKLNIRPQISEGGTVKLDIYQEVSSIDRTADVAAGLVTNKRAMDTSVLLDDGQIMVLGGLLEDSVTNSRDQVPVLGSIPVLGSLFRYDTRGRSKTNLMVFLRPYVVRDSAGGMGLTQSRYNYMRRVQSQVQPADHPLLPDMRAPVLPPAGVPVAGQPYDFRAGSLEQTLRREPPATQGTTEPRQLAAVKSPADERTEVRTRLPAGLTVASDPAALYGQPDARNTVLQFADVATEAEATAVSRRVQVSGLKAYTLSGPGGQSYVVRASVPRDQRSVDTALQLLRELGYQPEMVLGL from the coding sequence CCGCAAGCCGCCCGCACGACGGCCCGGCGCAAGGTCGTGAGCATGGCCGTACTGGCTGCGCTTGCCGGTTGCTCGACGCCGGACGGCGGCCGACGCGCCGACGCGCCGCAGACGGGGCTGGATGGCTTGCCACCGCTGGCCATGACGCTGGCGCCCACCGCGCAGGCCAGGGCGACGCCGGCGCCCGAGGCCGCGCGGGCGCAGCCCTTGCGCACCGCGCAGGCATCGCGCGCCGTGGGCGGCGACAAGCGCGCCGCGCCGCTGTCGGCGCAGGCCGACGCCGGGCAGAAGACCAGCGATACTCCGGCGGCCAACGTCCCGCCGGGCAAACCCGCCGCCGCCGCGCAGGAGGGCGTGCTGCTGAACTTCGTCGACGCCGACATTCCCGCCGTGCTGCGCGTGCTGGCCAAATTCACCGGCAAGCAGTTCCTGGTCGACCCGCGCGTCAAGGGCACGCTGACGCTGGTGTCGCAGGGGCCGGTCGCGCCCGACGCCGCCTACGGCATGCTGCTGGGCGCGCTGCGCATGCAGGGCTACGCGGCGGTCGACGTGGCCGGCGGCACCCGGGTGATGCCGGAAGCCGACGCCAAGCTGCAGGGCGGGCCGGTGCAAAGCGCCGACGCGCCGGCGGGCGGCGGCGTGGTCACGCGGACCTTCCGCCTGAGCTATGAGAACGCGACCGCGCTGGTGCCGGTGCTGCGCCCCATGATCGCGCCCAGCAACAGCATCACGGCCTATCCGGCCAACAACACGCTGGTCATCACCGACTACGCCGACAACCTGGACCGCATCGGCCGCATCATCGCCAGCATCGACAATCCCTCGTCGCTGGTCACCGAAGTCGTCAAGGTGCGGCAGGGCATCGCCGTGGACATCGCAGGCATGGCCTCGGAATTGCTGGACGCTCAGCGCAACGAGGATCCGAGCCAGCGCGTCGTCGTGGTGGCCGACCCGCGCGCCAACAGCGTCATCGTGCGCTCTGGCAGCCCCGGTCGCGCCAAGCTGGCGCGCGACCTGATCCGCCAGCTGGACAGCTCGCAGACGGACCCGGACAACCTGCATGTGGTCTACCTGCGCAACGCCCAGGCCACGCATCTGGCCCGCGTGCTGCGCGGTGTCCTGACCGGAGAGAGCGACGGCGGCGGCGCTGGCGGCGATGCCGCCGCGCGCGCCGCGCTGGGGCCGGGCGGGGCCTTCGGCGGCGGCCTGGGCAACAGCTCGGGCAATGCCAACGGCCAGCAGGCGAATACGTCTGGCGCCAGCGCTTCCGGCGCCGGGCAGAACAACGGCACGGGTGCCGGCGCCCGTAGCGGCTACAACGGCCGGGGCACGGACGCGCTCGGACCCGGCACCACCGGCCGCAAGGGGCAGGACGGCTCCGCATTCTCGGCCAATGGCGTCACGGTGAACGCCGACGCCACCACCAACACGCTGATCATTTCGGCGCCCGAGCCCATGTACCGCAGCCTGCGCAAGGTGATCGACCTGCTGGATCAGCGCCGCGCCCAGGTGCTGGTGGAAAGCCTGATCGTGGAGATCACGGAAAACGACGGCGCGGAGCTGGGCATTCAGTGGCTGGCCGGCGGCGGCCGCGTGTTCGGCGGCGCGAACTTCGGCAAGGACACCTTCACGCCTGGCGGGAAGAATTCCATCCAGGCCTTGCCCAAGGGCGGCCTGAGCATCGGCGTGATCTCGGGCACCATCAACATTCCCGGCGTTGGCGAGGTCGCCAACCTGGGCGTGCTGGCGCGCGCGATGCAGACCAAGGGAGGCAGCAACGTGCTGTCCACGCCGAACCTGCTGACCCTGGACAACGAGCCGGCCTCCATCATGGTGGGCAAGACCGTGCCCTTCGTCAGCGGCCAGTACATCACGCCCGGCAGCACCAACAGCAATCCCTTCCAGACCATCCAGCGCGAGGACATCGGCCTGAAGCTCAACATCCGGCCGCAGATATCCGAGGGCGGCACGGTCAAGCTGGACATCTACCAGGAAGTCAGCAGCATCGACAGGACGGCCGATGTCGCGGCCGGGCTGGTCACCAACAAGCGCGCCATGGACACCAGCGTGCTGTTGGACGACGGCCAGATCATGGTGCTGGGCGGCCTGCTGGAAGACAGCGTCACGAACAGCCGGGACCAGGTGCCGGTGCTGGGCTCCATCCCGGTACTGGGCAGTCTGTTCCGCTATGACACGCGCGGGCGCAGCAAGACCAACCTGATGGTGTTCCTGCGCCCCTACGTGGTGCGCGACTCGGCTGGCGGCATGGGGCTGACCCAGAGCCGCTACAACTACATGCGGCGCGTGCAGAGCCAGGTGCAGCCGGCGGACCATCCGCTGCTGCCCGACATGCGGGCGCCGGTGCTGCCGCCGGCCGGCGTGCCGGTGGCGGGGCAGCCCTATGACTTCCGCGCCGGTTCGCTGGAGCAGACCCTGCGCCGGGAGCCGCCCGCCACGCAGGGCACGACCGAGCCGAGGCAGCTGGCCGCCGTCAAGAGCCCGGCCGATGAGCGCACCGAGGTGCGCACGCGCCTGCCGGCCGGCCTGACCGTCGCCAGCGATCCCGCCGCGCTTTACGGTCAGCCGGATGCCAGGAACACCGTGCTGCAGTTCGCCGACGTGGCCACGGAAGCCGAGGCGACGGCGGTCTCCCGGCGCGTGCAGGTCAGCGGCCTGAAGGCCTACACCCTGTCCGGACCGGGCGGGCAGAGTTACGTGGTGCGCGCCAGCGTGCCGCGCGACCAGCGCTCGGTGGACACCGCGTTGCAGCTGCTGCGCGAGCTGGGCTACCAGCCCGAGATGGTGCTGGGCCTATGA
- the gspF gene encoding type II secretion system inner membrane protein GspF has translation MANFRFEAADAQGAIQRGTLVADSARSARAQLRAQGLTALELREAAARRGQIELFGPRLSDSDLAWATRQLASLLAAGLPLEAALTATVEQAEKKHITDTFTAVRADVRGGQRFSDTLSARPRDFPPIYRALIKAGEDSGDLARIMERLADYIEERNALRSKVLTAFIYPAIVGCVSICIVIFLLAYVVPQVVSAFSQARQELPFITQAMLAASEYVRQWGALNALVLVLLFGLWRWTQRAEAARLAWHARVLRLPMIGRFALGVNTARFASTLAILSDAGVPLLRGLEAARQTLGNECLRRAVLDATARIEGGSGLGAALRQQKVFPPLLCHLVSSGEKTGTLSRMLDRAAQTLSSDIERRAMAMTALLEPIMILTMGAVVLVIVLAVMLPIMEINQMVG, from the coding sequence ATGGCGAATTTCCGTTTCGAGGCCGCCGACGCACAGGGCGCCATCCAGCGCGGCACGCTGGTGGCCGACTCGGCGCGCTCGGCGCGCGCCCAGCTGCGCGCGCAGGGCCTGACCGCGCTGGAACTGCGCGAGGCCGCCGCCAGGCGCGGCCAGATCGAGCTGTTCGGCCCCAGGCTGTCCGACAGCGACCTGGCCTGGGCCACCCGCCAGCTCGCCAGCCTGCTGGCCGCCGGCCTGCCGCTGGAAGCCGCGCTGACCGCCACCGTCGAACAGGCCGAGAAAAAACACATCACCGATACCTTCACCGCCGTGCGCGCCGATGTACGCGGCGGCCAGCGCTTTTCCGATACGCTGTCCGCGCGCCCGCGCGACTTTCCGCCCATCTATCGCGCGCTGATCAAGGCCGGCGAGGACTCCGGCGACCTGGCGCGCATCATGGAACGGCTGGCCGACTACATCGAGGAACGCAACGCGCTGCGCTCCAAGGTGCTGACCGCCTTCATCTATCCGGCCATCGTCGGCTGCGTCTCGATCTGCATCGTCATCTTCCTGCTGGCCTACGTGGTGCCGCAGGTGGTCAGCGCCTTCTCGCAGGCGCGGCAGGAGCTGCCCTTCATCACCCAGGCGATGCTGGCCGCCAGCGAATACGTGCGCCAATGGGGCGCGCTGAACGCGCTGGTCCTGGTCCTGCTGTTCGGCCTCTGGCGCTGGACACAGCGCGCCGAGGCCGCCCGGCTGGCCTGGCATGCGCGCGTGCTGCGCCTGCCGATGATCGGGCGCTTCGCGCTGGGCGTGAACACCGCGCGCTTCGCGTCCACGCTGGCCATCCTGTCAGACGCCGGCGTGCCGCTGCTGCGCGGCCTGGAAGCGGCGCGCCAGACGCTGGGCAACGAATGCCTGCGCCGCGCCGTGCTCGACGCCACTGCGCGCATCGAAGGCGGTTCGGGCCTGGGCGCGGCGCTGCGGCAGCAGAAAGTGTTCCCGCCGCTGCTGTGCCATCTGGTGTCCAGCGGCGAGAAGACCGGCACGCTGTCGCGCATGCTGGACCGGGCGGCGCAGACGCTGTCGTCGGATATCGAGCGGCGGGCGATGGCGATGACGGCCTTGCTGGAGCCGATCATGATCCTGACCATGGGCGCGGTGGTGCTGGTGATCGTGCTGGCGGTGATGCTGCCGATCATGGAGATCAATCAGATGGTTGGGTGA
- the gspE gene encoding type II secretion system ATPase GspE, with protein sequence MSAPAGEAAPGAGTRLPYAWARAQRALLRRAGDGDELVVSPLTPSWAITEVRRRHGPVPLRQAADAELESLLTAAYADAGDAAAVVGAAENEVDLDRLMHEMPEVTDLLDAQDDAPVIRMINALFTQAARDGASDIHIEPFETHSVVRYRVDGGLRDVVSPRKALHSALISRIKIMAHLDIAEKRLPQDGRIALRVGGRPIDIRVSTVPTGHGERAVLRLLDKEAGRLKLERLGMAPGVLAELDRLVHQPHGIVLVTGPTGSGKTTTLYAALGQIDAATSNVLTVEDPVEYDLPGISQIQVNAKIDMSFAVALRAILRQDPDVIMIGEIRDLETAQIAVQASLTGHLVLATLHTNDSVSALTRLTDMGVEPFLLASSLLGVLAQRLVRRLCPDCKRPAPEGGHFLPVGCPACNHTGYRGRTGIHELYVIDDEQRRLIHEGAGEQQLRVAAQRSGMKVMREDGERWVRDGQTAPEEIIRVTRDG encoded by the coding sequence ATGAGCGCGCCCGCCGGCGAAGCCGCGCCAGGCGCCGGGACGCGCCTGCCCTATGCCTGGGCGCGCGCGCAGCGGGCCTTGCTGCGCCGCGCGGGTGATGGCGACGAACTGGTCGTCAGCCCGCTGACGCCTTCCTGGGCCATCACCGAAGTGCGCCGCCGCCATGGCCCGGTGCCGCTGCGCCAGGCCGCCGACGCCGAACTGGAGTCCCTGCTGACGGCGGCCTACGCCGACGCCGGCGATGCCGCCGCCGTGGTCGGCGCGGCCGAGAACGAGGTTGACCTGGACCGGTTGATGCACGAGATGCCGGAAGTCACGGACCTGCTCGACGCCCAGGACGACGCGCCCGTCATCCGCATGATCAACGCCTTGTTCACCCAGGCCGCGCGCGACGGCGCCAGCGACATCCACATCGAGCCATTCGAGACGCATTCGGTGGTGCGCTACCGCGTCGACGGCGGCCTGCGCGACGTGGTCAGCCCGCGCAAGGCGCTGCACTCGGCGCTGATCTCGCGCATCAAGATCATGGCCCACCTGGACATCGCCGAGAAACGCCTGCCGCAGGACGGCCGCATCGCGCTGCGCGTGGGCGGCCGGCCCATCGACATTCGCGTGTCCACGGTGCCGACCGGGCATGGTGAGCGCGCCGTGCTGCGACTGCTGGACAAGGAAGCCGGGCGCCTCAAGCTCGAACGCCTGGGCATGGCGCCCGGCGTGCTGGCGGAACTGGACCGCCTGGTGCACCAGCCGCACGGCATCGTGCTCGTGACCGGCCCGACCGGCAGCGGCAAGACCACCACGCTGTACGCCGCGCTGGGCCAGATCGACGCCGCCACCAGCAACGTGCTGACCGTCGAGGATCCGGTGGAATACGACCTGCCAGGCATCAGCCAGATCCAGGTCAACGCCAAGATCGACATGAGCTTCGCCGTGGCGCTGCGCGCCATCCTGCGGCAAGACCCCGACGTCATCATGATCGGCGAGATCCGCGACCTGGAGACCGCCCAGATCGCGGTGCAGGCTTCGCTCACCGGCCACCTGGTGCTGGCCACGCTGCATACCAACGACTCGGTCTCGGCGCTGACCCGCCTGACCGACATGGGCGTCGAGCCCTTCCTGCTGGCCTCGTCGCTGCTGGGCGTGCTGGCCCAGCGCCTGGTGCGCCGACTGTGCCCGGATTGCAAGCGGCCCGCGCCCGAGGGTGGCCATTTCCTGCCGGTGGGCTGTCCGGCCTGCAACCACACCGGCTATCGCGGCCGCACCGGCATCCACGAGCTGTACGTCATCGACGATGAGCAGCGCCGCCTGATCCACGAAGGCGCGGGTGAACAGCAGCTGCGCGTGGCCGCGCAACGCTCCGGCATGAAGGTGATGCGCGAGGATGGCGAGCGCTGGGTCCGCGACGGCCAGACCGCGCCCGAAGAAATCATCCGCGTGACGCGGGACGGGTAG
- a CDS encoding substrate-binding domain-containing protein: protein MFNRNSLVAVLSAVGLMALSGAALAQQVVVSGGATLPEKLYNDEITNFPEASFKPYKGVGSGAGKTAFLTNNATGFGSSGVVHWIGSDSILTQTQINDYLTTGLGKIGNPVGHGPLIQIPSVATPVTVSYKGPTGVITLNKAQVCGIFSGKFTKWSQVGVTVPANLNDFKVVYRSDSSGTTELLTRHLQAVCGADSNVAFSGKSTFAQEFPSNTPPATFLPANGSGGVATVIGGQTSAITYLSPDPAYTGTLKQANLRNSNDNVVYSPTADDVNLALQNSGSGGLPGSAPTVTNPAATGWNDVNNAGNPFNWIRASVNPTKGYPIAGPTNLVLSQCYTSAAVANDVKDFLTKHYDAGNLLPGDHLLVALSQDTRDAILNTFVTGDAKNLNIGNTTVCGSYAGRG from the coding sequence ATGTTCAACCGCAATTCCCTGGTCGCCGTTCTGTCGGCGGTCGGCCTGATGGCCCTGTCGGGCGCCGCGCTGGCGCAGCAGGTCGTGGTTTCCGGCGGCGCCACGCTGCCCGAGAAGCTGTACAACGACGAAATCACCAACTTCCCCGAAGCGAGCTTCAAGCCTTACAAGGGCGTGGGCAGCGGCGCGGGCAAGACCGCTTTCCTGACGAACAACGCCACCGGCTTCGGCAGCTCGGGTGTGGTGCACTGGATCGGCAGCGATTCCATCCTGACGCAAACGCAGATCAACGACTACCTGACGACCGGCCTGGGCAAGATCGGCAACCCGGTGGGCCACGGTCCGCTGATCCAGATTCCCTCGGTCGCCACCCCGGTGACGGTTTCCTACAAGGGTCCGACGGGCGTCATCACGCTGAACAAGGCCCAGGTCTGCGGCATCTTCTCGGGCAAGTTCACCAAGTGGAGCCAGGTCGGCGTGACCGTCCCCGCCAATCTGAACGACTTCAAGGTCGTGTACCGCAGCGACAGCAGCGGCACCACCGAACTGCTGACCCGCCATCTGCAAGCCGTGTGCGGCGCCGATTCGAACGTGGCCTTCTCGGGCAAGAGCACCTTCGCCCAGGAATTCCCGTCGAACACCCCGCCCGCCACCTTCCTGCCGGCCAACGGCAGCGGCGGCGTGGCGACCGTGATCGGCGGCCAGACTTCCGCCATCACCTACCTCAGCCCCGATCCGGCCTACACCGGCACGCTGAAGCAGGCCAATCTGCGCAACTCGAATGACAATGTCGTCTACAGCCCGACCGCCGACGACGTCAACCTGGCGCTGCAGAACTCGGGTTCCGGCGGCCTGCCGGGCTCGGCTCCCACCGTCACGAATCCGGCCGCGACTGGCTGGAACGACGTGAACAACGCCGGCAACCCGTTCAACTGGATCCGTGCGTCGGTCAACCCGACCAAGGGTTATCCGATCGCCGGCCCCACCAACCTGGTGCTGAGCCAGTGCTACACCAGCGCTGCTGTCGCCAACGACGTCAAGGACTTCCTGACGAAGCACTACGACGCCGGCAACCTGCTGCCGGGCGACCACCTGCTGGTCGCGCTGAGCCAGGATACGCGCGACGCGATCCTCAACACCTTCGTGACGGGCGATGCCAAGAACCTGAACATCGGCAACACGACGGTTTGCGGCAGCTACGCTGGCCGCGGCTAA